One stretch of Thermococcus sp. 21S9 DNA includes these proteins:
- a CDS encoding sulfide/dihydroorotate dehydrogenase-like FAD/NAD-binding protein, producing MYRILEKKELSMRNIWYKIEAPHVAKKVQPGQFVIVRAFPNGERIPLTPVMWDREEGWIVLITFIRGKTTMRMANELKPGDSILNIAGPLGNPAEMEKFGKILAIGAYTGIVEVYPIAKAWQELGNDVTTLHVTFEPMVVLKDELEKAVGRHVLETVPIDPNLDFPTNMKNVTKRLVEKVREMLEKENYDLVFMVGPAGDQKAVFEVVKEFGIPMKADLHPIMVDGTGMCGACRVTVGGEVKFACIDGPEFDAYQVDWDVLIARTGYYTDMEMRAFQEYMKLFEQAVQGGEQ from the coding sequence GTGTACCGGATACTCGAGAAGAAGGAACTCTCCATGAGGAACATCTGGTATAAGATTGAGGCCCCCCACGTGGCCAAGAAGGTTCAGCCCGGCCAGTTCGTCATCGTGAGGGCCTTTCCGAACGGCGAAAGGATTCCGCTCACGCCGGTGATGTGGGACCGCGAGGAGGGCTGGATTGTTCTGATAACCTTCATCCGCGGAAAGACGACCATGAGAATGGCCAACGAGCTCAAGCCAGGTGATTCAATCCTAAACATAGCCGGCCCCCTCGGAAACCCGGCCGAGATGGAAAAGTTCGGTAAGATTCTCGCGATTGGAGCTTACACTGGAATAGTCGAGGTCTATCCGATAGCCAAGGCCTGGCAGGAACTTGGAAACGACGTCACGACACTCCACGTAACCTTTGAGCCAATGGTCGTTCTCAAAGACGAGCTTGAGAAGGCCGTTGGAAGGCACGTCCTCGAGACCGTTCCCATTGACCCGAACCTGGACTTCCCGACCAACATGAAGAACGTCACCAAGAGGCTCGTCGAGAAGGTTCGCGAGATGCTTGAGAAGGAGAACTACGACCTCGTCTTCATGGTCGGCCCGGCCGGCGACCAGAAGGCCGTCTTCGAGGTCGTCAAGGAGTTTGGAATCCCGATGAAGGCCGACCTGCACCCGATTATGGTAGACGGAACCGGTATGTGCGGTGCCTGCCGTGTTACAGTCGGCGGTGAGGTCAAGTTCGCCTGCATAGACGGCCCCGAGTTTGATGCCTACCAGGTCGACTGGGACGTCCTCATAGCGAGGACCGGTTACTACACGGACATGGAGATGAGGGCGTTT